In Hemicordylus capensis ecotype Gifberg chromosome 4, rHemCap1.1.pri, whole genome shotgun sequence, the genomic window ATTTGCAGGTGTGGCCATTTATTTGCATATATAGACAAATATATGCATGATACATTTAATTGCAATGGGACATTTGTAGATTCTTTTAAAACTAGTAAAATAATCACACAccgatgtatttattttattatttatctttagTATTTATATACAGGTTTTCAAtaaaaagttctccaagtggtgaAATGAAGGGCGGGAGCGGGGGTGGTGGGAGAGTCCAATTCCCTAGGGAGctcaagagagacaccagcacaAAGCCACTGGAAAGATCTGTTCTGGGATTAAAAGTtatcccactgctaaataaaacaGAGCCatctctttaaaaggtgcctctttgtccaattTGCAGGGGTGGAAATTTGTGAGATCCACACACAACTGTCTGATTTTCTTGTTCCCAACAAATGAGGAAAACTGTTTGCTTGGCAAAGGTTTCGTCCATCTGTTTGGAAGCAAAGCATTAAATCTGCACTTCCCATGAGAGATAAATGGACTGGTATTTGGGGGCAAGAGCCAACTACTCCTTTCTTTTGTGTCTGGCTTCCAAATACAGAGGGGAAAATGTAGCTGCTTGAGCAAAATTTCCTAACTCCATTCCAAACTTAAATATTTACAAATTCCATTTactacagcaagagagagagagaatatactgGGAATGTCAGTGATTTTATAACGTGGAAGCCCTTTTATTTCCACATCTGCCTGTTTGGGGCAATacccagggttgttgttgttttttttagtgatcccaaaacaaataaaactatgTTCACATCTACAACTGGAGCTCTCTGGGAATGCAGGGAGATCTATCTATTCAAAGCCAGTTGTTGGATCTCAGCCATGGGCTGTAACATCTGTCTCTGCTTCTCTGAGCTCTCCTGTAGCCTATCTGGAGTACCTATCTGGAGCAACTATATTTTCTGCTCACTTTTGTCACTTTTGTTCCTGGGGGTTACTTCCTTTTTCTtctcagaatgcttctagctcgctctctctgagcaccatgcttctataagTCTCTCTCTGACGAACATGTAGCCAGGCGTTATAGTTTTAtcatcatcatgtacttctgaataaagtagattagttaagccttacatgaatctccatgcacatcatttacaagctgttgcccctgagaccctattaacttctgctgtaataggttagctcctgaaatactctgctatataagtaattacccccaacagttTGGTGAGGATGAGGGTTGCAGCAGGGGTAGGACTGTCTGGCTGGCTGTCTTctttctgttggaagttaaaggactttgcgctgtctcttgtctcagacagtggaggacagactagtaagtcagagggctagagggtcaagacattggtcatcacttctccactgctctgatactatccctttgatatgtagattgctaatctcggggactaacttcctttctctctctctcttccctacctgcccttctaccttgcaacatggcaagcctctctccctgcaccatgtgtgcagagaagatgcagaatccatctgcatccaggtagatagatagattagagatcctaactcctcactttcctatctagaatggagttccttaataatgccttttatattgatttgaaactatgaattggctccaagttactttactctcagcatacacgcatgcctaactaaactaccgctgtgttgtgcctctgtgcactctgctataatgagaaagggattctctcaccacagagaatttccaacacctcccccTCTGCCGATTCTCCCACAATCAGAGTGCTCTGGCATGGCACTGATGATATTTCAGTACTGCTACCTGGTTATCCAGCTCTCCAGGCTGGAGCTGCCAGGCTAGCTATTTTATTAGAGCAGgattggccaacctgaggctccctagctgttgctgtactacaactcccaccattcctggctattggccattgtggccattgtggcctgggatggtgggagctatagtccaacaacagctggaaagctttAGATTGGCCACCTGTGTATTAGGGACAACACAACAGTTGGCTTACATGTGGGTGAAGCCAGGCTTGTAGCCACTCTCAtggctgctgcctccactgctgtGTTCTATTCCATCTCAGATGCCCATCACCTCCATACCACCTGGGGTGGAAAGAAAAGTGAAACCTGGGTGTGCAAGTTTTATGAGGGTCTGAGGGTAATttcccaggatatttaagagaatgtcttcactatgagccccaccacccactgagatcatctgcagAAGTCCATCTCCAAGCGACAGTTGCCACAAgtttgtctggcggctactcagggatggggctTATCCGTTGCCGCccaaaggctttggaatgtgctccctgcacaTTCTAAATAAGAGAATCCCCCCtctctgaaaacattttaaatgattCTCAAGAGGCATTCACCCAATCTTTTAAACTAGATTGTAGAATTGTGGCTTGCTTTTAAACTGTTTGTAATGTtgtaattcctgttttaatttatgtcactgttgtaaactgcccagaaacatgagtTTTGTGCAGcacacaaatatgctaaataaatcaaTATCATGGGGATGCAGATCCTGTGGTTTCACACGACCTACCGGCTGGGTGGGaggaaggctttgcaaaccttgccttccccccaatTGACCTGTcctggtgggagcacagagcGGAACTTCTTGTCTCGGCCTCTGAGCATCTCACAGTGCACTCCATGCCGAAAGCAGTGCACTGGGGATTTCCCCAggggacgggtgctctaggcgcccatctctgtgtcagtgcgaGCTGCAATTACCTCACGCAGACACATGATCCCgggagccaggttaagggcgACGAGCTGGGCTTCAGTGACGGGCCGGGTTTAACACTGAAATCCATGCAgagcctggcagttctcatggacagccaagcccaagtttggctgcctaagcctgaaCCGCTCTTGAGAAcagtggggggggcggggtgggggggagacacatCTATGTGATGTGGAGTGACTGGTATGAGGGGGCTTTGTGTGATGTGTTTCTGTGATGAGGATATGGGgtgcatgggatgtggtgaagaGTTTGTCTCTGCTTATGAGGTTCAGTGTTCACAGTTACAACAGTGTCCCCTTGTTGTAAAAGGGGGTTAATAGTGATAAAGAAGGGCTGCCTTTTTTTGAGTCTCTGCCATGGGTTTCCCAGTTTGTCTTGTTCTGTTCTACTTCTTTTTGAGTTTTCTACCGTGGATTCATTGATTATCCTCAGGATTCATTTCaagagggtaaaggtaaagtgtgccgtcaagtcaatttcgactcctggcacccacagagccctgtggtcgtctttggtagaatacaggaacgatttaccattgcctcctcccacgcagtatgagatgatgcctttcagcatcttcctatatcactgctgcccattattattattattattattattattattattattattaattcaatttctatactgcccttccaaaaatggtttagggcagtttacacagagaaataacaaataagatggctccctgtccccaaagggctcacaatctaaaaataaacataagatagacaccagcaacagtcactggaggtactatgctgggggtggatagggccagttactctccccctgataaataaagagaatctccacgttaaaaggtgcctctttgccaggttagcaggggttatgccaagttagcagttagtGCTCATGAGGATACAATGCTGCATTTCAATACAATGCTGCTTCAGGTGTTATAAAGACGTGGATCGATCCACCCTCGCATTCAAGGAAGCACCCGCCATCAGGGGTAGGGCTTTCCCCACTTCCATCAAGCCCTGCTGTAAGCATGAGAGGCAGGGCATGCGGGTGAGTGATGCAgctgggtgggacttcctccctcttTGCACTGCTAtacgcaggtacagcagcacgGATTCCTAACATCTGAAGCAGCCTGCAGTGTTCTCCACCTATAAAATGGGGAAATGTTTTCTACATGCTTAATTCTTTGATCATATACATGTGTGTGACTTGACTAGTCGTCGTTGTCTTGATACTTGAGTTTGAGGTCTCTTGCACAGAGTAACTGATTGTTCTTGGGACTAGTCTCAGCCTAGACTCTTCCACCATGTAAAGGTAATATGATGCATATTGCATATGATGCAATAGTAAGCAATATGATGCAAAACACATgacattatttattgttattatttctgaCTAATGTGACATTCTGCACAAGGGGACACGGGACAACTTGGGGGACAACAAAGGGGACACGGACAGCTTGAGCATTGCACAATCAGCCACAATGGGGCTGCACCACAGGGTAGCAGCGCTCAGGTAAGGGCTCAGTGCATGGAATGGCACAATGTGacacccactggaaataatgggtgtcgTGCTGGGTAACTTTGTGCATGGAACCCTTACCACTGAACACTACTACCTTGAGGTGCAACCCTATTGTAGCTGTTTACACTTGTGACGGGCGTGGCTGGTGCTCAAGCTGCCTGCATCCccttgtgcagaatgtcagctgtTGTTCTTTAgcctttaaaatgaatgctgaCATTGCAATTTCATTTGTCTGTGGGATCTTTTTCTGCCTACTCTAAAACATGTTCCACCTCCACTGAAGGGagtgcgtgggggtggggggtggggtggggatctggTGGCCTGTCACCTTCTTCTGAATAGTGGGGAAAAGTGACCTGACAGGAGACCTTTATGTCCAAACTCCAGATGGTGCCTGCAGGCAGAAGTTAGCTGGAAGCAAGTTTGTGTAATTCAGTCAAACGGAAGTTCAGAAGATTAATGTGTGTGGAAACAGCAAAGGAGTGGAAACTGCTTGCTTGATTTCCTGAACTATATAAGCAGTCTCGTTCACGAACATGCACACAGCAAGGCATGCTGATGTGGTAGCAGTTTTTCCGTTACATACATTGTAATGATGATATGAATGGAAATGGGGAGCTGGCCCTGTGGATTAATGCAGAGATCTTTCACTCCTGGAAAATTTGTATGAAGTCAAATGATCCCCAGAGTCTCAACCTAATGGCCTGCGGATTTGTTTGTTTACGtcttttagactatgagccctttggggacagggagccttattttatttatttatttatgtatttattggaacttttgttgaaaagaggtatataaatatttgttgtatttgtgccATCTTTGTTGTATCTTTgtgtaaacaagtgtgtgtgtgtgtgagagagagagagagagagagagagagagagagagagagagagagagagagagagactacagTATAAAGTTGCtcgggcctcactgactgacaactgactgacatgaaactcccagaccaaaccacaaaagatagaaacatgccatttctgCAGGTAGGCTGGTATGTTCCAGACCTTGTCCAGACTACCAAAAATAGCCCAAACCACAGAAAAGATAATTATTTCCCCAGAAAATCTgaaaaaactctcccattggaaagcatggggaatgagatctcatagagctaggaaaagactcGAGTTGCAACAAGATAAgatgttaatatgcttgcaaactgcaagctctcactgactcactcactgGCTTACAtgaaacccccaaaccaaaacaggaaagatagaaacatgcagtttttgcaggtaggttccagacctcacacagtttacaatcaatcaatcaatcaatagtaggtgagtaaataaataaatagtaggtgagtaaataaataaatagtaggtgagtaaataaatagatagatagacagacagaaagacagacagatagagagatagataaatAACCCCGGACAAATACATTAATGTCCCAGAAAATGAgagaaaactctcccattggacagcATGGGGAAATGAGACCTCTTAGAGCTAAGAAAAGGCGAGAATCACATCAAAATATgatgttaatatgcttgcaaactgcaagccattttatgtgtgtgtgtgtgtgtgtgtgtgtatcctcacaacaaccctatagaGTAGCTTAGTCAGAAAGCTTGCCAAAGACCCCTATACTTCTGAATGTGTTGATTAGATTTATGACCCACCGATCTATGAActaaaaagagaggagagctgatcttgtggtagcaagcatgacttgtccccttagctaagcagggtctgccctggttgcatatgaaagggagactagaagtgtgagaactgtaagatagtcccctcaggggatggagccgctctgggaagagcagaaggttccaagttccctccctggcttctccaagaaagttTGGCAACCCACCCACAATGCTTCCGCAATCTGCCATTCCAGAACTGCTTTTACCAAAGTCAATGGAAGTGGGTCAGCTGACTTCATTGTCGCTGTGATTGTGAGCAGAGCTTCTGTTAACGGGAAGTTAAGTCAAatcaagcattttttaaaagctggacacTTCAGTCCCTACATAGAGAGTGCTGGGACATCCTGTGGAGGAATGCAGGCAatgtgcctttctcttgacaagatgcatcctttcttgccttgttCCAGTCACTGTCATGGTGATAGCCATGTCAAGATCTGATTTGGCacaattttgctgagccaaggcaaagggatgagtattagttgctaggcaacagcaagggactttcagtTGCTCATTTGTTGGCTCCCCAACCCCTGGGCCAAATATTCCATTTACTTTTGGAGTCGGTcctgggctggcatatattgataAAGATATGAACTAACTATTCGCTATCAGAAGAagaggggcggtggggggagaaactATTAGCTAAATGTGCTTTCAGAATTCAGCCATCTGGTTCAGCAGAATAAGGAAATTCTATTAAAGTAGTTCAATGATTACTAAAGAGCATCCAAAACAGTCCTATCTCCTTGAGCTTTTTATTTCTCTAAAGTTAAAAACTTTAGTAGCTTAAATGTTGGTCATTCTGGGCCAGGATATTGAATCCTTTCAAGAAAATCAATGTATGCCTGTCGgtgttaataaaatgtaataatggtgccAGGATTACAGAAATTCTctcttcacttttcaaatgaacctGACgttgaagattggatgatattcctgaatcattgtCAGAGTAACAAGGTAGTTTCCTAGAGCTGTCTGATTCAGGCTCACCATTTAtctgaaacatcacctctttgtATTACTGCATTCATGGACACAGCACTCTTATGCTAAAGTGTTTTTCTAGGTACtaagcccaatgtatcccattcaCAAGGCaccttctgttgattctaatgactcTTCCCAGTGCATGCACGATGAGCATCAAGAGCAAACATGTCTTtgtccttgaccatctttaagggctcttagagatggtcaaggacaggcatttaGTCACTGAGCTGTGTAGCTAACATAGGCTCAAATGTAGCGTTTCCTGCATTGCTGACTTATTTTATAGTCATATGAAACCTACCATCTGCAGTAACAAGTGTTCcaattcaggctttccttctctctcctcttgcagaaAAATGGCCTGGAGACTAAAAGTAtattctcattgctgatcctgcatttgggagggggcCTGCTACATAGGGTGCCTCGTCATTGTCTTTCCCTGGAGTATCaacagggatggattgccctgggtggaggtctggtgCAGAGCTTCCATGATATAGAGGTCCTCTCCTGTCTCTTTGAGTTCTTTCCCCCAAGTGTGGATTGCCCATACTTGGGAGATTTCCGATAGCAGGGATGGGATGTCCTGGATGGGGACCCGATGCAGAGTTTGCCTCTTTAGGTCCTTTTCTCTGAGTCTCAGCAGGGATGGAAGGCCCTGGGAGAGGGCCTAATACAGAGGGTGCTTCTTTTGGGTTCTTTCCTTAgaagatcagcagggatggaacatCCTCGAAGGGGATCTGATATGGAggttgcttcttttggttctttccttggaagatcagcagggcTGGAAGGCCCTGGGAGGAGGCCGATATGGAGGTCGCCTTTTTTTGTTCTCTACTGGgagtgtcatgctctacagagagccacccccatggcttttcttcctgcaaaggaaatggggggcacctcctagctgctccccccgggccaaatcagtcactcagcttgactctttgcctggatccaagcctctagctgctgctttggctcttggtggaaaataagggggctggagaataatgtttggcctccttcccatttggaacacttggcctcgtttccattattcctgccacccagcagccctgagtggttcacctaacccagggctgcaccacttgggccttccagctgttgttgggttacagctcccatagtccccagttgcACTaaccaatagtcagggttgatgggaactgtagtcaaacagtagctggagggctggtgttgtgcagccctgccctaaatcaagcttccccttctgcatcaccactccatcctcttccacaagaggcagatccctcttcagggccaaaatcaggcctcctagccatacatatcggggcagacaagctctgtataagcctcctggcaaggagcagtctatcttgagctacctcttgaacctctcagaacatctcttggccccaagtggactggccatagagccttttctgtggctgggtttgacccaaagacatttttacccaactctgcccaaagaatattcaaagtaagacaactttattttctttaaaatcaactttttaattttaagcagtAAATATGCATGTTCTATTGCTTTTATATCTACATcccatcctattaaaacaaaagtttaatatttttaaaataaatatgcagcattttattgctgGTTTTGgtctttctccttttcctcctcaacATCCAGCTCCTTTGGAGGAACCAGGATCCCCATGGTGGCTTCCACCCTTGCCAGTCTGCTCCGCAGTCTCCGGagctgtcccctcagtgccttgatgTTTTGCacacattcctggcagctgcggaggtctctttggccttggaggaaagaaaacaaagaggGTCAAGGGGTCTGTCCTCCACAataccagtccctgcactgacttctagtccctttccatgcccagcacagacttctcatctctaccttgaaaaccctccatggctatgccccaccctgtccctctgcactgatcctcccccctcccccaacttgcaccccgtcaggttggtttttgctcctccagcttctgtctttagccacctggaggtctcctgctctctaaaactacTCTTATTCTTCTCcctcgctgacccttgggtctggaaccgccactcatgtgggcccacatctctctcctatccttccaatgcaacccacctcctctgtgcagcttttgacttaatgcctcagcagaggcagctccgtcagcttgaactgaatgccccttatgctttcttcctcttcctcacttctctctccaaagccaaactttagactgtatgctcctggtgaccgggaacttttgcccatgtacatggacgatgctataaggaggattatgataagcacaattgtatgtcatcctccttggtttcctgtttcagcccagcttgaattcaaaagggctgatattagcattcatattatcagcattcatgaatttagtattcacattctgctcttcctcaatcAGTTCAgggaggtatacatggttattttttcctcctAACAATCCTAAGAGTTAAGTTAGACTGTGGGACaagtgactagcccaaagtcacccagcgaggttcatggctgaatgagaattcaaacccgcgtctccctggtcctacggaggtgcagctgaaatacatacacatcgtTCCCCTGCTTGTCCCACctcaacttccctctccttcctctattgcttgctcatctctgtttttagactataagtgttttagattgtaaaacaacaatgaggatggaaaaggggtgCTGCCACTGTGAAACTTACAGTCATTCAGCTGATggaactgcaaatccatcaaactctgGAGAGTTTCTCtcacattgctgaggtccggctctagtggaagtggggaaggagggggagggggagggggagagggatgcaggaggaaagaagaggtggaggCGAAGGGTGGGATGGAGCCAACTTCCAGCGAGGCCGAAGATAATGATGAACTGGACACAGGGGGGCGGAGACACGCAGCAGGGCcttcaggaacatctgcaagagagaagaagcaacagTTGTCAGCCGCAAACGCTGGCATACTACCACACccgccatcacttgccctcactgctcaccacGAGAAGCTGTCTGAATTACAGGCATCAGAGCTTGGTcacctgaaagacagaaaacgaaggaacacttcagcaagcactaacaacccacccacaggcctcccctccaaaacttagatgcagactcaaatcaaacatttcaacgttcaggagaaggaaacagagagcaaaagagccatttttaGCCCAGCAGCAACTTCAGGGGTATGCTGCAAACgtaccttcctttccccaccgcTGCAGCCGAACTTCACTGTGGATGAGCCTTGTTCGTGCGTGTCCGATTTGCAGATTAATGGCccggagagaacgagggaactcttgggaaatgcggcgaaccctcatttctgcaacaaagagagcaAAAATGTTGTATGTTCTGACCAGGCTGAGTGCTGGTGTCTTGCAAAAAAGGGCAGTGCTAGTGCTtggtccatcatctgggctgagTATCAAAACTCCAGCTGAACTTTGTGCTGGGTGTCTATGCAAAAGGGTTCTGAGGTGCCACAATACTTACGCCGCTGGACATAGTCATTCTGTAATCCTGTGAGGATTTCTATTTCTTTCTCAAGATCATTgtcagcaatggaaggctctgGAAAGGTCTCTGACACAAAAGCTTCTTCctttggagtgccagtggggatggaaggacctggcactgaggtttcctcattgaccTCTTCCCCCCGaatgtcgttggtgatgtgaggtcctggaagggatcctggcatcGAGGTTTCCTCTTTAAGCGTTTCCTCGAGAATATTAGTGGGAATGAGAGGTCCTGAAAGGGATCCAGGCACTGAGGTTGCCTCGTAGAGCTCTTCTCCCAGGATACCATTGATGATGTGAGGTCCTGGAAGAGGTCCTGGCTTTGAGGTGTCCTCATTGacctctttccccagaatgtcagcagggacacaaagtattggaagggatcctggcaccaAGGTTGCCTCATTGGTCTCTTCCTCCAGAACGTCATTGTTGATGCAAGGTcctggaagggatcctggcactgatGTTTCATcattgagctcttcctccagaatatctgtggggacgtgaggttctggaagggatcctagCTTTGAGGCTTCCTtattgagctctttccccagaatgtcagtAGGGAAATGAAGTCCTGGAAGGGGTCCTGGGACCAAGGTTGCCTCATTAGGCTCCTCCCTCCGAGGGTCCCCCAGAATATGATGCAACGTGGGTTCCCCAGGACTTGGGGCAACATGGGCTggatttctgggatgacctgaaagagaggaaataaagcaggaatctggAAATGAGGATGGCCCATTGCCCTGATAGAAATTGCCTCCCCTTTCGGCCTAGGTTAACCAGCTGGGGtgcagcctgggattgtgggtgaggtggtccacccaaggaaacaagcaagggatgaatacattgcatagcactggcaagacagccctcaccaactacgcttcagaagggagtgcaatggccaggctctatctgctgaacataccaatgcagctgccttctaccaagtcatacccctggctcactttgccctactctggctgacaGCCGCTCTCGAGCAGaagccttttcctagctagctaaaatcctttaacagaagatgaagaagactcaacccaagaccttgtgcatgcaaagctctGGTTCCACTTCTGGACTATGGGCCCTCTTTCCTCATACCTGTGAGGAAAgaggcttctcctttgagcagagtgggagctgatggttcacatggactaaacaatgcatttgctctctggctgaagcaacaacccccagttacagccttttgacctatgtgcgggggtagg contains:
- the LOC128324733 gene encoding proton channel OtopLc-like; the encoded protein is MGGCWSWVNCRSHREAEPKNEDEDEEGAQTGHPRNPAHVAPSPGEPTLHHILGDPRREEPNEATLVPGPLPGLHFPTDILGKELNKEASKLGSLPEPHVPTDILEEELNDETSVPGSLPGPCINNDVLEEETNEATLVPGSLPILCVPADILGKEVNEDTSKPGPLPGPHIINGILGEELYEATSVPGSLSGPLIPTNILEETLKEETSMPGSLPGPHITNDIRGEEVNEETSVPGPSIPTGTPKEEAFVSETFPEPSIADNDLEKEIEILTGLQNDYVQRQMRVRRISQEFPRSLRAINLQIGHARTRLIHSEVRLQRWGKEGDQALMPVIQTASRDVPEGPAACLRPPVSSSSLSSASLEVGSIPPFASTSSFLLHPSPPPPPPPSPLPLEPDLSNVRETLQSLMDLQFHQLNDCQRDLRSCQECVQNIKALRGQLRRLRSRLARVEATMGILVPPKELDVEEEKEKDQNQQ